The following are encoded together in the Gadus chalcogrammus isolate NIFS_2021 chromosome 2, NIFS_Gcha_1.0, whole genome shotgun sequence genome:
- the rpain gene encoding RPA-interacting protein, whose product MDAVNRHRSLYKGTTPPWKETYRKRCVDRLRNSRSRLLDRYRQMEEGPQPPGAKGSVVQEVMEQEWTALQSEDRSLPSLWGANGPGQMFGAMKEYDELAMLEEIQKELISQELSIIEEYERNQQFEEQYISSIVEGREEVAIHIICPICHGNHLTINSHFVSCPCGMYINTKHCNVTPEVVQNLLELRFAQHMEGCVHHPVFSMAADTDTSTNLVLSCQACDFLSIVL is encoded by the exons ATGGATGCCGTGAACAGACATCGCTCTCTTTATAAGGGAACCACGCCGCCGTGGAAGGAAACCTATAGGAAG CGATGTGTGGATCGACTGAGGAACAGTCGATCCCGGCTGTTGGATCGATACCGTCAGATGGAGGAAGGCCCTCAGCCTCCCGGTGCAAAGGGCTCCGTGGTCCAGGAGGTGATGGAGCAAGAGTGGACCGCCCTGCAGTCAGAGGACCGCTCTCTGCCCTCGCTATGGGGGGCAAACGGCCCTGGGCAG ATGTTTGGTGCCATGAAGGAATATGATGAACTGGCGATGCTAGAGGAGATCCAAAAGGAGCTCATCTCGCAAG AGCTTTCCATCATTGAGGAATACGAGAGGAACCAGCAGTTTGAGGAGCAGTACATCTCGTCCATCGTAGAAGGAAGGGAAGAGGTTGCCATCCATATTATTTGCCCAATATGCCACGG GAACCACTTGACCATCAACAGCCATTTTGTCTCCTGCCCCTGTGGAATGTATATCAACACAAAG CACTGCAACGTCACTCCTGAGGTGGTGCAGAACCTCCTGGAGCTGAGGTTTGCTCAGCACATGGAGGGCTGCGTCCACCACCCTGTGTTCTCCATGGCCGCAGACACGGACACCTCCACAAACCTCGTGCTGAGCTGCCAG gCTTGTGACTTCTTGTCCATTGTCCTGTGA
- the LOC130399991 gene encoding 26S proteasome non-ATPase regulatory subunit 11A, with protein sequence MAAVAVAEFQRAQSLLGTDRNASIDILHSIVKRDVQESDEEAVRVKEQSILELGALLAKTGQAAELGGLLKYVRPFLNSISKAKAARLVRSLLDLFLDMEAATGQEVELCLECIEWAKTEKRKFLRQALETRLISLYFDTKRYPEALQLGTQLLQELKKMDDKALLVEVQLLESKTYHALSNLPKARAALTSARTTANGIYCQPKLQAALDMQSGIIHAAEEKDWKTAYSYFYEAFEGYDSIDSPRAITSLKYMLLCKIMLNLPEEVHSLIGGKLALRHAGRQTESLKCVAQASKNRSLADFEKALTEYKRELRDDPIISTHLDTLYDTLLEQNLIRVIEPFSRVQIAHISTLIKLSKGDVERKLSQMILDEKFHGILDQGAGVLIIFDEPLVDKTYEAALETVQNMSKVVDSLYNKAKKLT encoded by the exons ATGGCAGCCGTGGCAGTGGCTGAGTTTCAGAGAGCACAGTCTCTGCTCGGAACGGACCGGAATGCCTCTATTGACATCTTGCATTCTATCG TAAAGCGCGACGTGCaggagagcgatgaggaggCGGTGCGTGTGAAGGAGCAGAGCATCCTGGAGCTCGGCGCGCTGCTCGCCAAGACCGGACAGGCTGCAG AGCTCGGGGGTCTTCTAAAGTATGTGCGGCCCTTCCTCAACTCCATCTCCAAGGCCAAGGCTGCGCGGCTTGTACGCAGTCTGCTGGACCTCTTCCTGGACATGGAGGCGGCCACCGGCCAGGAGGTGGAGCTCTGTCTCGAGTGCATCGAGTGGGCCAAGACGGAGAAGAGGAAGTTCCTGAGGCAGGCCTTGGAG ACTCGACTCATCTCCCTGTATTTCGACACAAAGCGTTACCCGGAAGCTCTGCAGCTAG GCACCCAGTTGCTCCAGGAGCTGAAGAAGATGGACGACAAAGcgctgctggtggaggtgcAGCTGCTGGAGAGCAAGACCTACCACGCCCTGAGCAACCTGCCCAAGGCCCGCGCCGCCCTCACCTCCGCCCGCACCACAGCCAACGGCATCTACTGCCAGCCCAAGCTGCAGGCCGCGCTCGACATGCAGTCTG ggatCATCCATGCGGCGGAGGAGAAGGACTGGAAGACGGCCTACTCCTACTTCTACGAGGCCTTCGAGGGCTACGACTCCATCGACAGCCCCCGGGCCATCACCTCGCTCAAGTACATGCTGCTGTGCAAGATCATGCTCAACCT GCCAGAGGAGGTTCACTCTCTGATTGGAGGAAAACTGGCACTCCGGCATGCTGGCAGACAg ACAGAGTCACTCAAATGTGTAGCGCAGGCCAGCAAGAACAGATCCCTGGCAGACTTTGAAAAG gcgcTGACAGAGTACAAGCGGGAGCTGAGGGACGACCCCATCATCAGCACCCACCTGGACACCCTCTACGACACCCTGCTGGAGCAGAACCTCATCAGGGTCATCGAGCCCTTCTCTAGGGTCCAG aTAGCACACATTTCCACATTAATCAAACTCAGCAAG GGAGACGTAGAGAGGAAGCTGTCACAGATGATCTTGGATGAGAAGTTCCACG GGATCCTGGACCAGGGCGCGGGGGTGTTGATCATCTTCGACGAGCCGCTGGTGGACAAGACGTACGAGGCGGCGCTGGAGACCGTGCAGAACATGAGCAAAGTGGTGGACTCCCTGTACAACAAGGCCAAGAAGCTGACATAG
- the LOC130400023 gene encoding cyclin-dependent kinase 5 activator 1-like: protein MGTVLSLSPGYRKAALFEDGSATVGHYTAVQNSKNAKDPSAAKGLKRPSIISSLPWKRIVAASSKRKGSKKLPSEGGGGGGDGGKEGGASPEAAAAASGSMRLKKSQSCANLSSYTSGQDGVALAVVGANGAAGATTTTTTTTKSSLTGPGTQVSNATGTPKRVIVQASTSELMRSLGEFLCRRCYRLKRLSPTDPVLWLRSVDRSLLLQGWQDQGFITPANVVFLYMLCRDVVSSEVASERELQASLLTCLYLSYSYMGNEISYPLKPFLVEAEKEAFWDRCLDIIGRMSGKMLQINTDPHYFTQVFADLKNESKKEEEKTRLLIGLDR, encoded by the exons ATGGGAACGGTGCTGTCGCTGTCCCCCGGCTACCGCAAGGCGGCGCTGTTCGAGGACGGGTCGGCCACGGTGGGCCACTACACGGCCGTGCAGAACAGCAAGAACGCCAAGGACCCGTCGGCCGCCAAGGGCCTGAAGCGGCCGTCCATCATCAGCTCGTTGCCATGGAAACGCATCGTGGCCGCCTCGTCCAAGCGGAAAGGCTCCAAGAAGCTGCCGtcggagggcggcggcggcggcggggacgGGGGCAAGGAGGGCGGGGCCTCGCccgaggccgccgccgccgcctccgggAGCATGAGGCTGAAGAAGTCCCAGTCGTGCGCCAACCTGTCATCGTACACCTCGGGGCAGGACGGCGTGGCACTGGCGGTCGTGGGCGCTAACGGCGCCGCCGgtgctaccaccaccaccaccaccaccacc AAGAGCTCCCTGACCGGGCCCGGGACGCAGGTGTCCAACGCCACCGGCACGCCCAAACGGGTCATCGTACAG gCCTCCACCAGCGAGCTGATGCGCAGCCTGGGCGAGTTCCTGTGCCGGCGCTGCTACCGTCTGAAGCGCCTCTCTCCCACCGACCCCGTGCTCTGGCTGCGCTCCGTGGACCGCTccctgctgctgcagggctGGCAGGACCAGGGCTTCATCACGCCCGCCAACGTGGTCTTCCTCTACATGCTGTGCCGCGACGTGGTCTCCTCGGAGGTGGCGTCGGAGCGCGAGCTGCAGGCCTCGCTGCTCACCTGCCTCTACCTGTCCTACTCCTACATGGGCAACGAGATCTCCTACCCGCTCAAGCCCTTCCTGGtggaggcggagaaggaggCCTTCTGGGACCGCTGCCTCGACATCATCGGGCGCATGAGCGGCAAGATGCTGCAGATCAACACCGACCCGCACTACTTCACCCAGGTGTTCGCCGACCTGAAGAACGAGagcaagaaggaggaggagaagacccgCCTGCTCATCGGGCTCGACCGATAA